In Zygosaccharomyces rouxii strain CBS732 chromosome D complete sequence, one DNA window encodes the following:
- a CDS encoding endonuclease III domain-containing protein (similar to uniprot|Q08214 Saccharomyces cerevisiae YOL043C NTG2 DNA N-glycosylase and apurinic/apyrimidinic (AP) lyase), which produces MGRVKREREHVEVSIEGAEVKSKYFEKKPKLMHQQVNPDVDYIKNLDSKAYFQYIKELTDDSPERWSRPLDSSIFVSRPGCEPLPSNFKTIYCKIRLMRSKLMTPVDTVGCASLPITVSGHCGIEQVDIEPKNYRLQLLTALMLSSQTKDEVTAQAMENIMQYSMEEFKITQGITLETLLRIDEKKLDELIKSVGFHTRKAKYVKQMAQILVNTFDSDIPTDLPGILSLPGVGPKMGILALQKAWGKMDGIGVDLHVDRLCKMWGWVDAKKCKTPEHTRKQLESWLPRELWYEINPLLVGFGQVICMSRGKRCDLCLANDVCNAVDPKIMNKKAKTEGRATRGDFSQWLEYWDLNKKDVE; this is translated from the coding sequence ATGGGTAGAGTTAAACGTGAACGTGAACATGTGGAAGTATCCATAGAAGGAGCTGAAGTGAAATCCAagtattttgaaaagaagcCAAAGCTGATGCATCAGCAAGTGAACCCTGATGTGGATTATATCAAAAACTTAGATTCTAAAGCATATTTCCAGTACATTAAAGAACTGACAGATGATTCTCCAGAACGTTGGAGTCGACCCCTAGACTCAAGCATATTCGTATCTCGACCTGGATGCGAACCATTACCAAGCAATTTCAAGACGATTTACTGTAAAATTAGGCTGATGAGATCTAAACTGATGACACCTGTGGATACCGTTGGTTGTGCATCATTGCCAATAACAGTTAGCGGTCACTGCGGTATTGAACAAGTGGATATTGAGCCTAAAAATTATCGATTACAACTTTTAACAGCTTTAATGCTCTCTTCACAGACAAAGGATGAAGTTACTGCACAGGCAATGGAAAATATTATGCAATATTCGATGGAAGAGTTTAAGATCACTCAAGGTATTACTTTAGAGACATTACTTAGGattgatgagaagaagttggatgaattgattaaatCTGTTGGATTTCATACAAGGAAGGCAAAATATGTGAAGCAAATGGCACAAATCTTAGTTAATACATTTGACTCTGATATACCAACGGATCTACCAGGTATATTATCTCTTCCTGGTGTAGGGCCCAAGATGGGGATACTAGCATTGCAAAAGGCTTGGGGTAAAATGGATGGGATTGGTGTTGATCTTCACGTCGATAGGTTATGTAAAATGTGGGGATGGGTTGATGCCAAGAAATGCAAGACTCCAGAACATACTAGGAAACAATTAGAATCGTGGTTACCTCGAGAATTGTGGTATGAAATCAATCCGTTATTGGTTGGATTCGGTCAGGTAATTTGCATgtcaagaggaaaaagGTGTGATTTATGTTTGGCAAATGACGTTTGTAATGCTGTTGATCCAAAGATAATGAATAAAAAAGCTAAAACTGAAGGTCGTGCTACAAGAGGGGATTTTTCCCAATGGTTGGAATACTGGGAtttaaataaaaaagatGTGGAGTGA
- the NGL1 gene encoding RNA exonuclease (similar to uniprot|Q08213 Saccharomyces cerevisiae YOL042W), translating into MTLGRLLIPVRSSIPGSNPAKLSVLTYNMLSPYYMWPQVYTYVPDEYKKWNYRHKLLQKEILGLYRADIMCLQELTSLDYQQYWNKVLMEKYNYGSKYIAKPPPKYWERSLSEMDGVGVFYDLNKFDYISSTGIYLNDLFGTFDLKEQNYLEHKMLQLTDGQGNPMEKMTLSDVLKGRNQVCMFVSLRHKATNTFLIVINTHLYWKYDEVKLAQCMIIMRRLSKIIKDLLIGVQDTTYNKVKIIFAGDMNSSRDSLVVKFLKGDPVSHENLKLINPMRPYLNRVLYDNIPEDLFVHTCFSGKLKGIFDYICYHSDDLAPRKVLGVSDDLKIDPEMGLPNASHPSDHIPIMMEFQLL; encoded by the coding sequence ATGACATTAGGACGTTTGTTAATACCAGTAAGGTCAAGTATACCTGGGTCCAATCCTGCTAAACTGAGTGTTCTGACCTACAATATGCTCTCACCCTACTATATGTGGCCTCAAGTCTATACGTATGTCCCAGATGAGTACAAGAAATGGAATTACAGACACAAGCTGCtgcaaaaagaaattctgGGACTCTACAGAGCAGATATTATGTGCttacaagaattgacaTCACTTGATTATCAGCAGTACTGGAATAAGGTTTTAATGGAGAAATATAACTATGGTTCGAAATATATTGCCAAACCGCCGCCAAAATATTGGGAGAGATCTCTTAGTGAGATGGATGGCGTTGGTGTCTTTTACGATCTCAACAAATTCGACTACATCTCATCGACAGGTATTTATTTGAATGATCTTTTTGGTACATTCGATTTAAAGGAGCAGAATTATTTGGAGCATAAAATGTTACAGCTAACTGATGGACAGGGAAACCCCATGGAGAAAATGACACTTTCTGATGTTCTCAAGGGCCGTAATCAAGTGTGCATGTTTGTTTCCTTGAGACACAAGGCTACAAATACTTTCCTAATTGTTATCAACACCCATTTATATTGGAAATACGATGAAGTTAAATTGGCCCAATGTATGATTATTATGAGACGATTGAGTAAAATAATTAAAGACCTACTGATTGGTGTACAGGATACGACCTACAACAAGGTTAAAATAATCTTTGCAGGTGATatgaattcatcaagagaCTCTTTGGTGGTCAAATTCCTCAAGGGTGATCCTGTGAGTcatgaaaatttgaagttaATCAACCCAATGCGACCCTATCTAAACAGGGTTCTGTACGACAACATTCCAGAGGATTTGTTTGTCCATACATGCTTCTCAGGTAAATTAAAGGGAATTTTCGACTACATCTGTTATCATAGCGATGATTTGGCTCCGAGGAAGGTTTTGGGAGTATCTGATGATTTAAAGATTGATCCAGAAATGGGATTACCAAATGCATCACATCCAAGCGATCACATCCCAATCATGATGGAATTCCAACTACTATAG
- a CDS encoding uncharacterized protein (no similarity): protein MTVMTPTQSYAEMSGIPNYMISDGNQAQLQQVHHDDPISRNARIRLDYKKSFQDDLIFFPEPKNENLSMIDTNFVFQRPQHKDQHNSQKDNLVLLMALKRQQQQQQQFYQNQLAMRKGANDTFYHQPLQHEQHYGENYMSPQNVYNYMNLRARG, encoded by the coding sequence ATGACTGTAATGACGCCGACTCAAAGTTATGCGGAAATGTCAGGAATACCGAATTACATGATTTCAGACGGTAATCAAGCTCAATTGCAACAGGTTCATCACGATGATCCCATTAGTAGGAATGCTCGAATAAGGTTAGATTACAAGAAGTCCTTCCAAGACGACCTAATATTTTTTCCTGAAcccaaaaatgaaaatttatcGATGATTGATACCAATTTTGTGTTCCAGAGACCACAGCATAAAGACCAACATAATAGTCAAAAGGATAATTTAGTACTCCTGATGGCCTTGAAAAggcaacaacagcaacaacaacagtttTACCAAAATCAGTTAGCCATGCGTAAGGGAGCCAATGATACCTTTTATCATCAACCGCTACAACATGAACAGCATTATGGGGAAAATTACATGTCCCCGCAAAACGTTTACAACTACATGAATTTGAGGGCAAGAGGATAA
- the SYN8 gene encoding syntaxin (similar to uniprot|P31377 Saccharomyces cerevisiae YAL014C SYN8 Endosomal SNARE related to mammalian syntaxin 8): MESLQLSYELDRLVDIVEERKRLVTVLKIEPSNNDNVNLKKQLNKVLDSLNEANENSFEELEEYAKNYNDILTDIPDEAVDIKLYQFQIPQRKAAPITITDGSSITSANSTFRDTTKKVRFRDDNLVSYEEDPNQNFVPYKDEPDQPSGNENANIDDIEQERQKLFDSSNALEQTTSVISPQVSNQDLFIQQQQQLLEQDSQLERLSGSIRTTHGISLSINDEVNEQNDQVLHDLESLLDNGGRNLDRAKRRLKSFERSARENGPCFTIVVLILILILLLAVL, translated from the coding sequence ATGGAATCCTTGCAACTTTCTTATGAGTTAGATAGGCTCGTTGATATTGTAGAAGAACGTAAAAGACTAGTCACCGTGTTAAAGATCGAACCATCCAATAATGATAACGTCAATTTAAAGAAGCAACTTAATAAAGTGTTAGATTCATTAAATGAAGCCAATGAAAattcatttgaagaactGGAGGAATACGCCAAGAATTATAACGATATTTTAACGGATATACCAGATGAGGCAGTTGATATTAAATTGTACCAGTTTCAAATACCCCAGAGAAAGGCAGCACCTATAACGATTACTGATGGGAGTAGTATAACGAGTGCTAATTCCACATTTCGAGATACTACCAAGAAAGTTAGATTTAGGGATGATAATCTAGTAAGTTATGAAGAGGAcccaaatcaaaatttcGTACCATACAAGGATGAACCCGATCAACCAAGTGGTAATGAAAACGCTAATATTGATGACATTGAACAAGAGAGGcaaaaattatttgattctTCCAATGCACTAGAACAGACGACGTCTGTAATATCACCGCAAGTTTCAAATCAGGATCTTTTCAttcagcaacaacaacagttaTTAGAACAAGATTCgcaattggaaagattaTCCGGATCGATAAGAACTACACATGGAATTTCCCTAAGTATCAATGATGAAGTTAACGAACAAAATGATCAAGTTTTACACGATTTAGAAAGTCTTTTGGACAACGGCGGTCGTAATTTGGATAGAGCTAAAAGGCGGTtaaaaagttttgaaagaagtgCTAGAGAAAATGGACCTTGCTTTACCATCGTGGTATTAATACTAATACTAATTCTGCTACTGGCAGTACTGTGA
- the NOP12 gene encoding rRNA-processing protein NOP12 (similar to uniprot|Q08208 Saccharomyces cerevisiae YOL041C) — protein sequence MSSSVENLFGSVNDAKIESSVGKLFSTSSGPIDKNVVNARKRTVLPDLPAKKDESESEKEPEQQSEQESKEESEEESEEEQAPEPLPEPLPESKPKSQSKKRHSDEDEGLEERYFAKLMDQEPAEDAGDADKQAEKPQQDERPQEGAKKIDLKEDELEKAERTVFVGNVPADVIPNKSLHRQFKKLFQDEKGLESIRFRSISFEVPLPRKVAFVQQKLHKSRGSVNAYVVYKNKNSVSSVCSRLNGQVFVDRHLRVDSVTHPAKHDNKRSVFVGNLDFEEDEESLWRHFGSCGEIEYVRIIRDPKTNMGKGFAYVQFKDFPNVSKALLLNDKPLESNGKSRKLRVTRCRNLKKSSNKNGAQSLKQNGIMNKLSDSHKTKLGRAKKVLNKADSAQLGKEITVEGIRASKADSKPSAILKKRKKRSQSGRVTKRSQAHKKNNK from the coding sequence ATGTCTTCTTCTGTGGAAAACCTTTTCGGTAGTGTAAATGATGCAAAAATAGAGTCTAGTGTGGGCAAATTGTTTAGTACATCGAGTGGACCCATTGATAAGAATGTTGTGAATGCAAGGAAAAGAACAGTTCTACCAGACTTGCCAGCTAAGAAGGATGAGAGTGAATCAGAAAAGGAACCTGAGCAGCAGTCTGAGCAGGAAagtaaagaagaatctgaagaagaatctgaagagGAACAAGCACCTGAACCACTGCCTGAACCACTGCCTGAATCCAAACCCAAATCACAATCGAAAAAACGCCACAGCGATGAGGATGAAGGATTGGAGGAAAGGTATTTCGCTAAACTGATGGACCAAGAGCCTGCAGAAGATGCAGGTGACGCAGATAAACAGGCTGAAAAACCACAACAAGATGAACGTCCGCAAGAAGGTGCTAAAAAGATTGATCTCAAGGAAGATGAGTTGGAAAAGGCTGAGAGAACAGTATTCGTTGGTAATGTGCCAGCTGATGTGATTCCAAATAAGTCTCTTCACCGTCagttcaaaaaattgttccaagATGAAAAGGGTCTTGAAAGCATTAGATTCAGATCTATTTCCTTTGAAGTACCATTACCACGTAAAGTTGCCTTTGTACAACAAAAATTACACAAATCTCGAGGATCTGTCAATGCATACGTGGtttacaagaacaagaattcGGTATCATCCGTTTGCTCGCGTCTCAACGGTCAAGTGTTTGTGGATCGTCACCTAAGAGTGGATTCTGTCACTCATCCAGCTAAACATGATAACAAAAGATCGGTATTCGTTGGAAACTTGGATTTTGAAGAGGATGAGGAAAGTCTTTGGAGACATTTCGGTTCCtgtggtgaaattgaatacGTTCGTATCATTAGAGATCCAAAGACTAACATGGGTAAAGGCTTTGCCTATGTTCAGTTCAAGGATTTCCCCAATGTGAGCAAAGCCCTGTTGTTAAATGATAAGCCGTTGGAATCGAATGGTAAATCAAGAAAGTTACGTGTTACCAGATGCaggaatttgaagaaatccaGTAATAAGAACGGTGCTCAGTCGTTAAAACAAAATGGTATCATGAATAAGTTGAGTGATTCCCATAAGACAAAATTAGGTAGAGCCAAGAAAGTGTTAAACAAGGCAGATTCTGCTCAGTTGGGTAAGGAAATTACAGTTGAAGGTATAAGAGCATCAAAGGCGGATTCTAAACCATCAGCAatcttgaagaagagaaagaagagatcCCAGTCAGGCAGAGTCACTAAGAGATCTCAAGCTCAtaagaagaataataaataa
- the DEP1 gene encoding Rpd3L histone deacetylase complex subunit DEP1 (some similarities with uniprot|P31385 Saccharomyces cerevisiae YAL013W DEP1 Transcriptional modulator involved in the regulation of structural genes involved in phospholipid biosynthesis also participates in regulation of metabolically unrelated genes as well as maintenance of mating efficiency and sporulation): protein MDSHRDNINTDQEEQKNVSSRVASNNNNNNYNENLLDYYIPSDADTEKMSEEADNGNQHPKLEELVENKRTNIDMDDKEEPESKRPKTDSQVPQESQASETTAIPDDEGDVEEDVEEEAEEESSEHKTANVKGTGASVSVDADADVDVEEEEEIEEMGEEEEEEDSKEREISKRFSSMLSPIEMEEQRQTALQEITDIEYKFAELRQRLFENKILRLKTELQMCVEGSHPRLQTYYQKIASIRDHKLKRAYQRQKYNMQCIDTETRATRTHIHQDFLRKASDLRSKLLTDTTQTWYDINKERREMDIVVPEVNYHVPVKLAGKTLSCITGYAGPAQQRYPGEPLPEDLECENITFKYRSNAVDKLEVIVDRMRLNNELSDLEGLKRYFHGFPGAPNLSGLRDSEIYDDLLRLQNR from the coding sequence ATGGATTCACACCGGGATAATATAAATACtgatcaagaagaacagaaaaACGTTTCTAGTAGAGTAGCTtcgaataataataataacaattaTAACGAGAATCTCTTAGATTATTATATTCCAAGTGATGCTGATACAGAGAAAATGAGTGAAGAAGCAGATAATGGGAATCAACATCCGAAATTGGAGGAATTAGTTGAAAACAAGAGAACTAATATTGATATGgatgataaagaagaacCTGAATCTAAGAGACCAAAAACTGATTCACAAGTACCTCAGGAGTCACAAGCGTCCGAGACAACGGCAATTCCCGACgatgaaggtgatgtgGAGGAAGATGTAGAAGAAGAGGCCGAAGAAGAAAGTAGTGAACACAAGACGGCGAATGTTAAAGGTACAGGCGCAAGCGTAAGTGTAGATGCAGATGCAGACGTTGAtgtagaagaagaagaagaaattgaagagatgggagaagaggaagaagaggaagattcaaaagaacGTGAGATTTCTAAACGTTTTTCGTCAATGCTATCACCCATTGAAATGGAGGAACAACGACAAACTGCATTACAGGAGATTACGGATATAGAATACAAATTTGCCGAACTGCGTCAAAGGTTATTCGAAAACAAAATACTTAGATTAAAGACAGAGCTACAAATGTGTGTGGAGGGATCACATCCGAGATTACAAACTTATTACCAAAAAATCGCATCGATAAGGGATCACAAACTTAAAAGAGCCTATCAAAGGCAAAAATATAACATGCAATGCATCGATACAGAGACAAGAGCAACAAGAACACACATTCACCAGGATTTCCTTAGAAAAGCTAGTGATCTACGCAGCAAACTGTTAACAGATACTACCCAAACTTGGTATGATATCAATAAGGAAAGAAGGGAGATGGATATAGTTGTTCCCGAAGTGAATTATCACGTACCTGTGAAACTAGCAGGCAAGACATTGAGTTGTATTACTGGTTATGCGGGTCCCGCACAACAGCGGTATCCCGGTGAACCTCTACCggaagatttagaatgTGAAAATATTACATTCAAATATCGTTCCAATGCGGTGGATAAGTTGGAGGTAATCGTTGACCGTATGAGACTCAACAACGAATTAAGCGATTTGGAAGGTTTGAAAAGATATTTCCATGGGTTCCCCGGTGCACCGAATCTAAGCGGCTTAAGAGATTCCGAAATATATGATGATTTACTACGTTTACAAAATagataa
- the RPS15 gene encoding 40S ribosomal protein uS19 (similar to uniprot|Q01855 Saccharomyces cerevisiae YOL040C): MSTTAPKKRTFRTYSYRGVDLEQLLTMSNEEFIKLAPARIRRRFARGLGHKPARFMKKLRAAKLAAPENEKPDVVKTHMRNMIVFPEMIGSVVGVYNGKVFNQVEIRPEMVGHYLAEFSISYTPVRHGRAGATTSRFMPLK; this comes from the coding sequence ATGTCCACCACTGCCCCAAAGAAGAGAACTTTCAGAACTTACTCCTACAGAGGTGTCGATTTGGAACAACTCTTGACTATGTCAAATGAAGAGTTCATCAAGTTGGCACCTGCTAgaatcagaagaagattcgCCCGTGGGTTAGGTCACAAGCCAGCTCGTTtcatgaagaaattgagaGCTGCTAAATTGGCTGCTCCTGAAAACGAAAAGCCAGATGTTGTCAAGACTCACATGAGAAACATGATCGTCTTCCCAGAAATGATTGGTTCCGTCGTCGGTGTCTACAACGGTAAGGTTTTCAACCAAGTGGAAATCAGACCAGAAATGGTTGGTCACTACTTGGCTGAATTTTCCATCTCTTACACTCCTGTGAGACATGGTAGAGCCGGTGCTACCACTTCTCGTTTCATGCCTTTGAAATAA
- the RPP2A gene encoding ribosomal P2 alpha domain-containing protein (highly similar to uniprot|P05319 Saccharomyces cerevisiae YOL039W RPP2A Ribosomal protein P2 alpha a component of the ribosomal stalk which is involved in the interaction between translational elongation factors and the ribosome regulates the accumulation of P1 (Rpp1Ap and Rpp1Bp) in the cytoplasm), protein MKYLAAYLLLNAAGAEPSAEKVKAVLSSVGIEPEEEKVGALLTSLEGKNVDELIAEGNEKLSSIPSAGPAPAAGAAGGDEAPKEEAKEEAAEESDDEMGFGLFD, encoded by the coding sequence atgaagtACCTAGCTGCTtatttgttgttgaatGCTGCTGGCGCTGAACCAAGTGCCGAAAAGGTGAAGGCTGTTTTGTCTTCCGTTGGTATTgaaccagaagaagaaaaggttGGCGCTCTATTGACCTCCCTTGAAGGTAAGAACGTCGATGAATTGATCGCTGAAGGTAACGAAAAATTGTCATCAATTCCTTCTGCTGGTCCAGCTCCAGCTGCAGGTGCTGCTGGCGGTGACGAAGCtccaaaagaagaagctaaGGAAGAAGCTGCTGAAGAATCTGACGATGAAATGGGCTTCGGTTTGTTTGATTAA
- the CYS3 gene encoding cystathionine gamma-lyase CYS3 (highly similar to uniprot|P31373 Saccharomyces cerevisiae YAL012W CYS3 Cystathionine gamma-lyase catalyzes one of the two reactions involved in the transsulfuration pathway that yields cysteine from homocysteine with the intermediary formation of cystathionine) has translation MVLKATDKFATKAIHAGAHVDVHGSVIEPISLSTTFKQSAPAQPLGEYEYSRSQNPNRKNLEDAIASLENGKHGLAFSSGSATTAVILQSLPQGSHAISIGDVYGGTHRYFTKVANAHGVDVSFTNELVKDLPSLVKPNTKLLWIESPTNPTLQVTDIALVNKTVKELNKDILVVVDNTFLSPYLSNPLDFGVDVVVHSATKYINGHSDVVLGVLATNSTELYERLQFLQNAIGAIPSPFDAWLAHRGLKTLHLRVRQAATTATKIAEFLQSNDRVIAVNYPGLASHPSHDVVQRQHRDGLGGGMISFRIKGGAEGAAKFSSNTRLFTLAESLGGIESLLEVPAVMTHGGIPEDQREASGVYDDLIRLSVGIEDTEDLLEDIKQALKSASA, from the coding sequence ATGGTTTTAAAAGCTACTGACAAGTTCGCCACAAAGGCAATTCATGCTGGTGCTCACGTTGATGTTCACGGTTCCGTTATTGAACCTATTTCATTGTCGACCACTTTCAAGCAAAGTGCTCCCGCCCAACCATTAGGTGAGTACGAGTATTCTAGATCTCAAAATCCAAACAGAAAAAACTTAGAAGATGCTATTGCTTCATTAGAAAACGGTAAGCATGGGCTAGCCTTTTCATCAGGTTCTGCTACTACAGCCGTCATTCTTCAATCTCTACCTCAGGGATCTCATGCAATTTCCATTGGTGATGTGTATGGTGGTACCCATCGTTACTTTACTAAAGTTGCCAACGCACACGGTGTGGATGTATCTTTCACCAATGAATTGGTCAAGGATTTGCCATCTTTGGTCAAACCAAATACTAAATTGTTGTGGATCGAGTCACCAACTAATCCAACTCTTCAAGTTACAGATATTGCATTGGTGAACAAAACcgttaaagaattgaacaaGGATATTTTAGTCGTTGTCGACAACACTTTCTTATCCCCATACCTGTCCAACCCATTGGACTTTGGTGTTGATGTTGTGGTCCACTCTGCCACCAAATACATTAATGGTCACAGCGATGTTGTTCTTGGTGTGCTTGCCACTAACAGCACTGAATTATACGAAAGATTACAATTTCTACAAAATGCTATTGGTGCTATCCCATCACCATTTGATGCTTGGTTAGCTCACAGAGGTTTGAAGACTTTGCACTTGCGTGTTAGACAGGCTGCTACTACCGCTACTAAAATTGCAGAATTTTTACAATCCAATGATAGGGTCATTGCTGTCAACTATCCTGGTTTAGCCTCCCATCCTAGCCATGATGTTGTTCAAAGACAACACCGTGATGGccttggtggtggtatgATCTCCTTCAGAATTAAAGGTGGTGCTGAAGGCGCTGCTAAGTTTTCTTCCAACACTAGACTATTTACACTTGCAGAATCTCTAGGTGGTATTGAATCTCTACTGGAAGTTCCTGCGGTAATGACTCATGGTGGTATCCCCGAGGATCAAAGAGAAGCAAGTGGTGTTTACGACGATTTGATTAGATTATCTGTTGGTATTGAAGATACTGAAGATTTGCTCGAAGATATCAAACAAGCTCTAAAGAGTGCTTCCGCTTAA
- the SIL1 gene encoding Sil1p (similar to uniprot|Q6B1H9 Saccharomyces cerevisiae YOL031C SIL1 ER-localized protein required for protein translocation into the ER interacts with the ATPase domain of the Kar2p chaperone suggesting some role in modulating its activity homolog of Yarrowia lipolytica SLS1 GrpE-like protein in the ER) produces MKLLPVAIVGLTNILPILANPIKATLSPESNTVETSSLYVGDSLVCNQEGCYPKLFEADNDWKTVKEGQVLPGGLDIRMNLETGLKEAKLSDNTAHTDTPNDANAVVPVSAPSEDTEYYEFTNDFETVDKLLQNLHSSEEVVKLENKLDDLIVFAHDYKHGSKIITHEFELLRNIALQQQLPTSIRELGVRMIVSCLRNNPKSIEYVQDTHPEFVHQVFQELENGVEVSNPAPSTIALAKRYLSVLDELLSSTYHFTKDQMLTLKKIYEIQDKQIRIKVLELISKYFGPTQQPHLNKRDIVDTAPNVSEWAQELQKWIQDDGIDEIHTRKFFNSLYNIKTQLGSDIKVDSSFINWLSHETEKRKQNVENQNQNRDLEQDSFDKRLIESRHLVFGNPMAHRVKHFNDEL; encoded by the coding sequence ATGAAGCTCTTACCGGTGGCAATAGTTGGGTTAACTAATATACTCCCCATTTTAGCCAATCCTATTAAAGCTACATTATCACCAGAATCTAACACTGTGGAAACCTCAAGCCTCTACGTGGGAGACAGTTTAGTGTGTAATCAAGAAGGTTGTTATCCTAAATTATTCGAAGCCGATAACGATTGGAAAACTGTAAAAGAAGGGCAAGTGTTACCAGGAGGGCTAGATATTAGAatgaatttggaaactgGTTTAAAAGAAGCTAAGTTGTCGGACAATACTGCACACACGGATACTCCAAACGATGCTAATGCTGTGGTACCTGTATCAGCTCCATCAGAAGATACAGAATACTATGAATTTACTAATGATTTCGAAACCGTTGATAAGCTTCTACAAAATTTACACAGCAGTGAAGAGGTTGTGAAATTAGAGAATAAacttgatgatttgataGTTTTTGCTCATGACTACAAGCATGGTTCCAAGATTATTACACATGAGTTTGAGCTATTGAGAAATATTGCTCtacagcagcagctgcCTACATCCATTAGAGAATTAGGAGTTAGAATGATTGTGAGTTGTCTGAGAAATAACCCTAAATCCATCGAATATGTGCAAGATACCCATCCAGAATTTGTTCATCAAGTTTTCCAAGAGTTGGAGAACGGTGTTGAAGTTTCTAATCCTGCACCTAGTACTATAGCATTGGCAAAGAGGTACCTTTCAGTGTTAGACGAACTTCTTTCTTCCACTTATCATTTCACGAAGGATCAAATGTTAACTTTAAAAAAGATATATGAAATTCAGGATAAACAGATCAGAATCAAagtattggaattgatttcaaaatattttggtCCCACCCAGCAACCTCATTTGAATAAAAGAGACATTGTAGATACAGCTCCAAACGTCAGCGAATGGGCTCAAGAGTTAcaaaaatggattcaagatgatggtattgatgaaatccACACGAGGAAGTTCTTTAACAGTTTGTACAATATCAAGACTCAGTTGGGATCAGATATCAAGGTAGATTCGTCATTCATCAATTGGCTTTCCCatgaaactgaaaaaaGGAAACAAAATGTTGAGAATCAAAACCAGAATAGAGATTTAGAACAGGATTCCTTCGATAAAAGATTGATCGAAAGTAGACATTTAGTCTTTGGTAATCCAATGGCACATCGTGTAAAGCATTTCAACGACGAGTTGTAG